From Astyanax mexicanus isolate ESR-SI-001 chromosome 11, AstMex3_surface, whole genome shotgun sequence, the proteins below share one genomic window:
- the LOC125805064 gene encoding uncharacterized protein LOC125805064 has translation MRTLLLLTLVLGTIVAAPDVISPGPTSGVVLRDNSGLLITNCRLHTQRVFVRLNPEEVCKKNFPDWSRQVGWAGHWWVREAVSHAERDTTHMLQQLQKFAVTQSELNGAQKRSKRFLAGLLTAAAAVGSLLGVGTSAVNAVGLATVRRNVGELQAELPHIKDQIDTQQRQLQAIGQTLQGTIVVLNTHTVALNKTLQTITSLTRAIQTDMAHIQVINMLLNDMLQEVGSSVDSLAMGKIPAYLVPLTLVQEILSRATREEVTDLQAHLAYTLGSAVPLYVNPENREVAFLVNLPIIAAENIYRLKEVVNVGFWQKEAHIKIQTPTLVAYQDINPGLYLAPNLRMCTLSKDIHYLCPSKPFTREGAGNLCGLKPMLTKDQCPATVTHRYQQVETQVEIVGSRWLVNTAAREAVLSYDQHDIDERIPLPEQTFWVDVPPGATLHVGEWSLYHLVPDQYESEIEVSDFFTTHSLELSPDTLGRIQYEGPQSIDLTPINNVLKEIESRPTWTVQPVRYSWSLPDTLLAVLVCLGYVATFGITCFYRRKTVKLQRQMDSWSGKVVRFVRRRRGGQEVSVETQEDATDEPMQVAAVREVV, from the coding sequence ATGAGGACTCTCCTGCTCCTGACGCTCGTGCTGGGGACGATCGTTGCGGCCCCTGATGTGATCTCCCCCGGACCTACCTCAGGAGTAGTTCTTAGGGATAATTCGGGACTACTAATCACAAACTGCCGGTTACATACCCAAAGGGTGTTTGTACGACTGAACCCGGAGGAAGTATGTAAAAAGAACTTCCCTGATTGGTCCCGCCAAGTGGGGTGGGCTGGGCATTGGTGGGTACGAGAGGCAGTAAGCCATGCCGAACGAGACACCACCCACATGCTACAACAGCTGCAAAAATTTGCGGTCACACAGTCTGAACTGAATGGGGCTCAAAAGAGATCCAAACGGTTTCTTGCAGGTTTATTAACTGCTGCCGCCGCTGTAGGCTCACTCCTTGGCGTCGGCACATCCGCTGTTAATGCCGTGGGCCTAGCCACGGTCCGCCGTAATGTAGGGGAACTACAGGCAGAACTACCACACATCAAGGACCAAATAGACACCCAACAGAGACAGCTACAGGCAATTGGACAAACTTTACAGGGTACCATTGTGGTCCTCAATACCCACACGGTAGCTTTAAACAAAACTCTGCAAACGATCACCTCCCTGACCCGGGCAATCCAGACAGATATGGCTCACATCCAAGTGATTAACATGCTTTTGAATGACATGCTACAGGAAGTGGGATCCTCAGTAGACAGTCTAGCTATGGGCAAGATACCAGCTTATCTGGTGCCTTTAACCCTGGTACAGGAAATCCTCAGTCGGGCTACCCGAGAGGAAGTTACTGATCTCCAAGCACATTTAGCCTATACACTCGGAAGTGCAGTACCTCTTTATGTCAATCCAGAAAATAGAGAAGTAGCTTTTCTGGTCAACTTACCTATAATAGCTGCGGAAAACATTTATCGCTTAAAAGAAGTggtaaatgttgggttttggcAAAAAGAAGCACACATCAAAATTCAGACTCCGACCTTGGTAGCTTACCAAGACATCAATCCTGGACTTTATCTGGCCCCAAATTTGCGCATGTGTACCCTGTCCAAGGATATACACTATCTCTGTCCCAGTAAACCGTTCACTCGAGAGGGTGCCGGCAATCTTTGTGGCCTTAAGCCCATGCTCACTAAGGACCAGTGTCCTGCCACTGTCACTCATAGGTACCAACAGGTCGAGACTCAGGTTGAAATCGTAGGGAGCCGGTGGTTGGTAAATACTGCGGCACGGGAAGCGGTGTTGTCCTATGACCAGCATGATATCGATGAACGTATTCCCCTTCCGGAACAAACATTTTGGGTAGACGTACCACCTGGGGCTACTCTGCATGTTGGGGAATGGTCCCTGTACCACTTAGTACCTGATCAATATGAGAGTGAAATTGAGGTGTCTGATTTCTTTACTACCCACTCCTTAGAACTCAGCCCTGACACCCTTGGTCGGATACAGTATGAGGGTCCCCAGTCTATCGATTTGACCCCCATCAATAATGTCTTAAAAGAGATCGAGTCGCGTCCCACATGGACAGTCCAACCTGTAAGATACTCCTGGTCATTGCCCGATACCTTGTTAGCTGTGCTGGTATGTCTGGGGTATGTAGCAACCTTTGGTATAACGTGTTTTTATCGTAGGAAGACCGTGAAGCTACAGAGACAAATGGATTCATGGTCGGGTAAGGTGGTTAGATTTGTGAGACGTAGAAGGGGGGGTCAAGAAGTGTCAGTGGAAACTCAGGAGGACGCAACTGATGAACCTATGCAGGTAGCTGCAGTAAGGGAAGTGGTTTAG